A genomic stretch from Mya arenaria isolate MELC-2E11 chromosome 10, ASM2691426v1 includes:
- the LOC128204430 gene encoding uncharacterized protein LOC128204430, protein MEVVAKRRKLVPKMKEARRLGFIGFVVCCTVLFCVYTSTYSNGSALNYAQDLQTSSRTQPRLFNIAVHADSYLSKCKRATLRVPGGSQAPICVYNTSEDIWVSGSIIKHQSWEWENVVTVWKLMKPVKDMTFLDLGCNIGAFTIPMAKLGRRVIAVDANKENLKMLATSLHLGGLDENVTIFWNGVSNETKYVHLVPSTSNVGGTKIEQSDIQSPIDIANSIITMPFFMKMDIETHEAMALRGAVTFFKDIDVRYILMEWMHYKDTKDKKEGSFITDFLSKNSFIPCRISDSKELVIEDAYSSWPNDILWIKKSI, encoded by the exons GATTTATTGGTTTCGTCGTGTGTTGTACCGTGTTGTTCTGTGTATACACATCAACATATTCTAATGGAAGTGCACTTAACTATGCACAGGATTTGCAGACAAGTTCAAGAACACAACCACGATTGTTTAATATTGCTGTGCATGCCGACTCGTATTTGAGCAAATGTAAGAGAGCTACGTTAAGAGTACCTGGTGGATCACAGGCGCCTATTTGTGTTTATAATACTAGTGAGGATATTTGGGTCTCGGGCTCCATTATCAAACATCAAAGTTGGGAATGGGAAAATGTTGTCACAGTTTGGAAACTAATGAAACCGGTAAAAGACATGACTTTCCTTGACCTCGGATGCAACATTGGTGCATTCACCATTCCAATGGCCAAACTTGGGCGACGGGTTATTGCAGTTGATGCGAATAAGGAGAACCTTAAGATGCTGGCAACGTCACTTCATCTTGGTGGGCTGGATGAAAACGTAACTATTTTTTGGAACGGCGTATCGAATGAAACGAAATATGTACATCTTGTCCCATCCACAAGCAATGTTGGTGGTACAAAGATAGAACAATCAGATATACAAAGCCCTATAGACATTGCAAATAGTATCATTACGAT gccatttttcatgaaaatggaCATCGAGACTCATGAAGCAATGGCACTTCGGGGCGCCGTGACATTCTTCAAAGACATTGACGTACGTTATATACTGATGGAATGGATGCATTATAAAGATACGAAAGATAAAAAGGAGGGCTCGTTCATAACTGACTTCCTTTCCAAGAATTCATTCATCCCGTGTCGAATATCTGACTCCAAAGAACTAGTGATTGAAGATGCATACTCATCATGGCCAAATGACATTTTGTGGATAAAGAAATCAATTTAG